In Thermus islandicus DSM 21543, a genomic segment contains:
- a CDS encoding MFS transporter, protein MSPLALLFLTLFNSVLGLSILFPILGPLARELGLSEVQVGLFSTGYALMQFLLSPYWGRRSERGRKPVLLLGILGFAFSFFLFGFFALLGQKGLLPQGLLFPLLLLSRLLGGAFSSATLPTAQAYVADVTGREGRTAGMALLGAAFGLAVILGPALGAGLAALLGLLAPVFFSAGIALLNALFVRLALPESRPRGSGEGGRLSPLDPRVFPLLLVGFALNTSSVALEQTVAFYFQDRLGLSGVATARAVGEALVLYGLVAVFIQGFVVRRLSWPPRTLLLLGLPLGIAGFLVLILARSFPVLTLGLALQGAGAALAGPGVTAALSLAVGEGEQGLVAGLNSSAQALGRMLGPVLGTGLYRLAPEAPYLLGAGLLLLVLLGLPTLFRRVRL, encoded by the coding sequence ATGTCGCCCCTTGCCCTCCTCTTCCTCACCCTGTTCAACAGCGTCCTGGGGCTTTCCATCCTCTTTCCTATCCTTGGGCCTTTGGCCCGGGAGCTTGGCCTAAGCGAGGTCCAGGTGGGCCTCTTCTCCACGGGCTACGCCCTGATGCAGTTCCTCCTCTCCCCCTACTGGGGCAGGCGGAGCGAAAGGGGCAGGAAGCCCGTGCTCCTCTTGGGCATCCTGGGCTTCGCCTTCAGCTTTTTCCTCTTCGGGTTCTTTGCCCTTCTGGGGCAGAAAGGCCTTTTGCCCCAGGGCCTCCTCTTCCCCCTCCTCCTCCTCTCGCGGCTCCTCGGGGGGGCCTTCAGCTCCGCCACCCTGCCCACGGCCCAGGCCTATGTGGCCGACGTGACCGGGCGGGAGGGCCGTACCGCAGGCATGGCCCTCCTGGGAGCGGCCTTCGGCTTAGCGGTGATCCTCGGGCCCGCCCTGGGGGCGGGGCTTGCCGCCCTTTTGGGCCTTCTGGCACCGGTGTTCTTCTCGGCGGGGATCGCCCTATTGAACGCCCTCTTCGTGCGCCTCGCCCTTCCTGAATCCCGGCCCCGGGGGAGCGGGGAGGGGGGGAGGCTTTCCCCCTTGGACCCCAGGGTCTTCCCCCTGCTCCTCGTGGGGTTTGCCCTGAACACTTCCAGCGTGGCCCTGGAGCAGACGGTGGCCTTCTACTTCCAAGACCGCCTGGGGCTTTCCGGGGTGGCCACGGCCCGGGCCGTGGGGGAGGCCTTGGTCCTCTACGGGCTGGTGGCGGTCTTCATCCAAGGGTTCGTGGTGCGGAGGCTTTCCTGGCCTCCGCGGACCCTCCTGCTCCTGGGCCTTCCCTTAGGGATTGCGGGCTTTCTGGTCCTGATCCTGGCCCGCAGCTTTCCCGTCCTGACCCTGGGCCTGGCCCTCCAGGGGGCGGGCGCGGCCCTGGCGGGGCCGGGGGTGACGGCGGCCCTCTCCCTAGCGGTGGGGGAAGGGGAGCAGGGCCTGGTGGCCGGGCTCAACAGCTCGGCCCAGGCCCTGGGGCGGATGCTGGGGCCCGTTCTGGGCACAGGGCTTTACCGCCTGGCCCCCGAGGCGCCCTACCTCCTTGGGGCCGGGCTCCTCCTTCTGGTCCTCCTGGGCCTACCCACCCTTTTCCGAAGGGTTCGGCTCTGA
- a CDS encoding phosphatase PAP2 family protein yields the protein MPRPARTLVPPLPSALPLWAFLLFLLLGALTRHRDALPPDLLLLAFLHAHRTPFLDRLALLLSQSASFKALLPLLLLVPLIPLGLTRAYLGRRAWAPWVLAIAGGAFWTEVAKWAFARERPHLFPSPIREAGYGFPSGHAEISLALVLSLYLLFSGVPQPRGNRFRPAFWVLALGLPWAFLVGLSRLYLQVHYPSDVLGGWALAVAWTLWVWRWTPSHF from the coding sequence ATGCCGCGCCCTGCCCGCACCCTAGTTCCGCCGCTCCCTTCTGCCCTACCCCTTTGGGCTTTTCTCCTTTTCCTGCTCCTGGGGGCGCTGACCCGGCACCGCGACGCCCTGCCCCCGGACCTTCTCCTCCTGGCCTTTCTCCACGCCCACCGCACCCCCTTTCTGGACAGGCTGGCCCTCCTCCTTTCCCAATCCGCCTCCTTTAAGGCCCTCCTTCCTCTCCTACTCCTTGTTCCCCTTATCCCTCTGGGGCTGACCCGGGCCTACCTGGGGCGGAGGGCCTGGGCCCCTTGGGTGCTGGCCATAGCCGGGGGTGCCTTCTGGACCGAGGTCGCCAAGTGGGCCTTCGCCCGGGAACGCCCCCACCTCTTCCCCTCCCCGATCCGGGAGGCGGGGTACGGCTTTCCCTCGGGCCATGCCGAGATCAGCCTGGCCCTGGTCCTCTCCCTTTACCTCCTCTTCTCCGGGGTCCCCCAACCCCGGGGGAACCGCTTTCGGCCGGCCTTCTGGGTTCTGGCCCTGGGCCTCCCCTGGGCCTTTCTGGTGGGCCTCTCCCGCCTCTACCTCCAGGTCCACTACCCCTCGGACGTCCTCGGGGGCTGGGCCCTTGCGGTAGCCTGGACGCTATGGGTGTGGCGCTGGACGCCAAGTCACTTCTAG
- a CDS encoding DUF1800 domain-containing protein: MDFTPLEAAHLLRRAAARGRKEEAEALAELGLKGAVERLLAPPALPPDPELPEKPGEAWEPLTAWWLNHWLTTPTPAAERLVLFLHGHFTSELRKVRSPQAMSLQNQTFRTLAYGSFRDLLFAVARDPAMLLYLDNAQSRKEHPNENWARELLELFTLGVGHYGEEDVMAAARAFTGYSVDEKALKAGKPRFLFRRAWHDPGKKRFLGREVEGGDEVLEILADHPATYGRLARKLLAFYFAPNPEPALEAEVARILKEMGFREALAYLFQQEAFYRARGLLVRSPVEHVVGLAYAASLREVPRAWIRALPAMGQAPFNPPNVKGWEGGRAWLGDTALLVRLNLAAGLKGPLDLFVFADGEGLEALVRPEAQLL; this comes from the coding sequence ATGGACTTCACCCCCCTCGAGGCCGCCCACCTCCTGCGCCGGGCCGCCGCCCGGGGCCGGAAGGAGGAGGCGGAGGCCTTGGCCGAGCTGGGGCTCAAGGGGGCGGTGGAGCGGCTTCTCGCCCCGCCTGCCCTCCCCCCCGACCCCGAGCTCCCGGAGAAGCCCGGGGAGGCCTGGGAGCCCCTCACCGCCTGGTGGCTGAACCACTGGCTCACCACCCCCACCCCGGCCGCAGAAAGGCTCGTCCTCTTCCTCCACGGCCACTTCACCAGCGAGCTGAGGAAGGTGCGCTCCCCCCAGGCCATGAGCCTGCAGAACCAAACCTTCCGCACCCTCGCCTACGGCTCCTTCCGGGACCTCCTCTTCGCCGTGGCCCGCGACCCCGCCATGCTCCTCTACCTGGACAACGCTCAAAGCCGCAAGGAGCACCCCAACGAGAACTGGGCTCGGGAGCTTCTGGAGCTCTTCACCCTGGGGGTGGGCCACTACGGCGAGGAGGACGTGATGGCCGCCGCCCGCGCCTTCACCGGCTATTCCGTGGACGAGAAGGCCCTCAAAGCGGGGAAGCCCCGCTTCCTCTTCCGCCGGGCCTGGCACGACCCGGGCAAGAAGCGCTTCCTGGGGAGGGAGGTGGAGGGCGGGGACGAGGTCCTGGAGATCCTGGCCGACCACCCCGCCACCTACGGGCGCCTCGCCCGCAAGCTCCTCGCCTTCTACTTTGCCCCCAACCCCGAGCCCGCCCTCGAGGCCGAGGTGGCGCGGATCCTCAAGGAGATGGGCTTCCGGGAGGCCCTCGCCTACCTCTTCCAGCAGGAGGCCTTCTACCGAGCACGGGGCCTCTTGGTGCGGAGCCCCGTGGAGCACGTGGTGGGCCTGGCCTACGCCGCCTCCTTGCGGGAGGTGCCCAGGGCCTGGATCCGGGCCCTTCCCGCCATGGGGCAGGCCCCCTTCAACCCCCCGAACGTCAAGGGCTGGGAGGGGGGCCGGGCCTGGCTTGGGGACACCGCCCTCCTCGTCCGGCTCAATTTGGCGGCGGGCCTGAAAGGGCCCTTGGACCTTTTTGTCTTCGCGGACGGGGAAGGCCTCGAGGCCCTCGTCCGCCCCGAGGCCCAGCTCCTTTAG
- a CDS encoding xanthine dehydrogenase family protein molybdopterin-binding subunit — protein MALIGTPLRRLEDEKLLRGQGRFLDDLAYPGTLHLALLRSPVASARILGLRRAQALALPGVVAVYTGEEVPLKVPVRAPQGAKAAFHPALAQGVVRYVGEPIAAVLAETRAQAEDALQALAEGLDLEPLPQVASLEEALEDRVLVHPELGTNLAHRRYLRAGEVEEAFRRAHRVVRARIRIPRLAPTPLEGRGVLAVPEGGGLLVYTSTQVPHRVRDLLAEALGLPQEAVRVVAPDVGGGFGAKLNLYPEEMLAAHLALRTGRPVKWVEGRREAFLATTHGRGQVGEVALALSEEGEVLGLRARILADAGAYLLDTTLPPHGGTVLMLQGPYALPALEVELLALYTHATPTGAYRGAGRPEATFYLERIFEIAAKDLGEDPVRFRRRHLLRGPFPYRTLTGAVYDSGDYPKALEALLEAARYEELRRFQEEARRTGRLVGLGLALYVEVTGFGYEVGVVRVHPDGSATLFTGTSPHGQGAATAFAQIAADTLGIPPERIRVVHGDTQAVPLGQGTGGSRTLQVGGSAILLAAERVREKMRRIAAHLLEAAPEDLELSEGAFRVRGTPLALPVAEVARAAHDPRRLPPGLEPGLEEKATFSLQGASYPFGAHLALVEVDPDTYAVRLLGYWAVDDVGRVVNPLLVEGQVQGGVVQGLGQALLEEVALDPYGQNLTASLLEYALPRAQQAPKVAALRTETPSPTNPLGAKGIGEAGAIAAPPAIANAVLDALGLVHLDIPLTPERLFRAVRGRAEAAPEGASRNLE, from the coding sequence ATGGCGCTCATCGGTACCCCCCTGCGCCGCCTCGAGGACGAGAAGCTTCTTAGGGGCCAGGGCCGCTTTCTGGACGACCTGGCCTATCCCGGCACCCTTCACCTGGCCCTCCTCCGCTCCCCCGTGGCCTCGGCGAGGATCCTGGGCCTCCGCCGGGCCCAGGCCCTGGCCCTTCCTGGAGTGGTGGCGGTCTATACCGGGGAGGAGGTCCCCTTAAAGGTCCCCGTCCGTGCCCCCCAGGGGGCCAAGGCCGCTTTCCACCCGGCCCTGGCCCAAGGGGTGGTGCGTTACGTGGGCGAGCCCATCGCCGCGGTCTTGGCCGAGACCCGGGCCCAGGCGGAGGACGCCCTCCAGGCCCTGGCGGAGGGCCTGGACCTGGAGCCTTTGCCCCAGGTGGCCTCCCTGGAGGAGGCCCTCGAGGACCGGGTCCTGGTCCATCCTGAGCTCGGCACCAACCTGGCCCACCGCCGCTACCTCCGGGCGGGGGAGGTGGAGGAGGCCTTCCGCCGGGCCCACCGGGTGGTCCGGGCCCGGATCCGCATCCCCCGCCTCGCCCCAACCCCCCTGGAAGGGCGAGGGGTGCTGGCGGTGCCGGAAGGCGGGGGGCTTTTGGTCTACACCAGCACCCAGGTGCCCCACCGGGTGCGGGACCTCCTGGCCGAGGCCCTGGGCCTGCCCCAGGAGGCGGTGCGGGTGGTGGCCCCCGACGTGGGGGGCGGGTTCGGGGCCAAGCTCAACCTCTACCCCGAGGAGATGCTGGCCGCCCACCTGGCCCTGAGGACCGGGCGGCCGGTGAAGTGGGTGGAGGGTCGGCGGGAGGCCTTTCTGGCTACGACCCATGGCCGCGGCCAGGTGGGGGAGGTGGCCCTGGCCCTCTCCGAGGAGGGGGAGGTCCTGGGGCTTCGGGCGAGGATCCTGGCCGACGCCGGGGCCTACCTCCTGGACACCACCCTACCTCCCCACGGGGGGACGGTGCTGATGCTCCAGGGGCCCTACGCCCTGCCCGCTCTGGAGGTGGAGCTCCTCGCCCTCTACACCCACGCCACCCCCACCGGGGCCTACCGAGGGGCGGGCCGGCCGGAGGCCACCTTTTACCTGGAACGAATCTTTGAAATTGCCGCCAAGGATCTGGGGGAGGACCCCGTGCGCTTCCGCCGCCGGCACCTCCTCCGGGGCCCCTTCCCCTACCGGACCCTCACCGGGGCGGTCTACGACAGCGGGGACTACCCCAAGGCCCTGGAGGCCCTCCTGGAGGCCGCCCGCTACGAGGAGCTGAGGCGCTTCCAGGAGGAGGCCAGGCGGACGGGGCGGCTTGTGGGCCTGGGCCTCGCCCTCTACGTGGAGGTCACGGGCTTCGGCTACGAGGTGGGGGTGGTCCGGGTCCACCCCGATGGGAGCGCCACCCTCTTCACCGGCACCTCCCCCCACGGCCAGGGGGCGGCCACCGCCTTCGCCCAGATCGCCGCGGATACCCTGGGGATTCCCCCGGAGCGGATCCGGGTGGTCCACGGGGACACCCAGGCCGTGCCCCTGGGCCAGGGCACGGGGGGAAGCCGCACCCTCCAGGTGGGGGGGTCGGCCATCCTCCTGGCCGCGGAGCGGGTGCGGGAGAAGATGCGCCGCATCGCCGCCCATCTCCTGGAGGCGGCCCCCGAGGACCTGGAGCTTTCAGAGGGGGCCTTCCGCGTGCGGGGGACCCCCCTGGCCCTCCCCGTGGCCGAGGTGGCCCGGGCCGCCCACGACCCCAGGCGGCTACCCCCGGGCCTCGAGCCCGGCCTGGAGGAGAAGGCGACCTTTTCCCTCCAGGGGGCAAGCTACCCCTTCGGGGCGCACCTGGCCCTGGTGGAGGTGGACCCAGACACCTATGCCGTCCGCCTCCTCGGCTACTGGGCCGTGGACGACGTGGGCCGGGTGGTGAACCCCCTCCTGGTGGAAGGCCAGGTCCAGGGGGGGGTGGTCCAGGGCCTGGGCCAGGCCCTCCTGGAGGAGGTGGCCCTGGACCCTTACGGCCAGAACCTCACGGCGAGCCTTCTGGAGTACGCCCTTCCCCGGGCGCAGCAGGCCCCAAAGGTGGCGGCCCTGCGCACGGAAACCCCTTCCCCTACGAACCCCTTGGGGGCCAAGGGGATCGGGGAGGCGGGGGCCATCGCCGCCCCGCCCGCCATCGCCAACGCTGTTCTGGACGCTCTGGGCCTGGTCCACCTGGACATCCCCCTCACGCCGGAAAGGCTCTTTCGGGCGGTCCGGGGCCGCGCGGAAGCGGCCCCCGAAGGGGCTTCCCGGAACCTTGAATAG
- a CDS encoding DUF721 domain-containing protein yields MPWRLKQVIPEALRQAGGEERLKRGRVLAAWREVVGRELAQLTEAVALEKGVLLVQVSDPVVAHHLTYSRLALLRRYGERFPGMVREIRFQVGRLEAREGERAQAPNPGPPLELSRKALALAQEAPPGLREPVARAALALLKGRRGDPCPICEAPSEDHPCPTCRRLLHDPAVRKEAERLKRGKPATLAGEGLLVARHLARESLLQEMRDLYPQALREEGLRPLLQDLAGRFRALFPQEPLPEGVRSLLGGGGP; encoded by the coding sequence GTGCCCTGGCGGCTGAAGCAGGTCATCCCAGAGGCCTTGAGGCAGGCAGGGGGAGAAGAGCGGCTCAAGCGGGGACGGGTGCTCGCCGCTTGGCGGGAGGTGGTGGGGCGGGAGCTCGCCCAGCTCACGGAGGCGGTGGCCCTGGAAAAGGGGGTTCTCCTGGTCCAAGTCTCCGATCCCGTGGTGGCCCACCACCTCACCTACAGCCGCCTGGCCTTGCTCAGGCGCTATGGGGAGCGCTTCCCGGGGATGGTTAGGGAGATCCGCTTCCAGGTGGGCCGCCTCGAGGCCAGGGAAGGGGAGAGGGCCCAGGCTCCCAACCCAGGGCCTCCCCTCGAGCTTAGCCGTAAGGCCCTGGCCCTGGCCCAGGAGGCCCCTCCCGGGCTCAGGGAGCCCGTGGCCCGGGCCGCCTTGGCCCTCCTGAAGGGGCGTAGGGGGGATCCCTGCCCCATCTGCGAGGCCCCCAGTGAGGACCACCCCTGCCCTACCTGCCGCCGCCTTCTGCACGATCCGGCGGTGCGCAAGGAGGCGGAGCGCCTAAAGCGGGGGAAACCGGCCACCTTAGCGGGGGAAGGCCTCCTGGTGGCCCGCCACCTGGCCCGGGAGAGCCTGCTCCAGGAGATGCGGGACCTCTATCCTCAGGCCCTGCGGGAAGAGGGCCTAAGGCCTCTCCTTCAGGACCTGGCCGGGCGCTTCCGGGCCCTCTTTCCCCAAGAGCCCCTCCCCGAGGGCGTGAGAAGCCTTTTGGGGGGGGGCGGCCCGTAA
- a CDS encoding Sec-independent protein translocase subunit TatA/TatB, with amino-acid sequence MIDSPAQLIAILVVALLLFGPRKLPELARGLGQSVREFKRSMEGVVEEVKEEAKPPEAPKPPEAKAEEPKKG; translated from the coding sequence ATGATTGACAGTCCGGCCCAGCTCATCGCCATCCTGGTGGTAGCTCTCCTCCTCTTCGGCCCCCGGAAGCTCCCCGAGCTCGCCCGGGGCCTTGGCCAGTCCGTACGGGAGTTCAAGCGGAGCATGGAGGGGGTGGTGGAGGAGGTCAAGGAGGAGGCCAAGCCCCCCGAGGCCCCCAAACCCCCGGAGGCCAAGGCGGAAGAGCCCAAAAAAGGGTAG
- a CDS encoding GGDEF domain-containing protein yields MNRSQGAVWSWLFRLYWRLALVPAVWLPVVLWSGGPAMVWATLLYWGALALARLLAWRFPEREGAAIAFHLGTAVFTATYTLVSPPQAVAPGLAPSEWRLAIGAFQTMGIYVLAAFAGWPGLAAGLGILLLAPWPSLESRLLLAASSVPALVAGLSVHWLIRRFQSLQAIVQGEALTDALTGLANRRALERDFPSYQALAQREGLCLALSLWDLDGLKAVNDREGHAAGDAYLKRFARTLREESREGDALYRLGGDEFVGLHLGLRDGASLEERVKRRFPGVSVGFSPVGTSSLEEALSAADRAMYQKKRSS; encoded by the coding sequence TTGAATAGGTCCCAAGGGGCGGTCTGGTCCTGGCTCTTCCGCCTCTACTGGCGGCTCGCCCTGGTCCCCGCGGTCTGGCTCCCCGTGGTCCTCTGGTCCGGGGGCCCGGCCATGGTCTGGGCCACCCTCCTCTACTGGGGCGCCCTGGCGTTGGCCCGCCTGCTCGCTTGGCGCTTCCCGGAACGGGAAGGGGCCGCGATAGCCTTCCACCTGGGAACAGCGGTCTTCACCGCCACCTACACCCTGGTGAGCCCTCCCCAGGCCGTGGCCCCCGGGCTTGCCCCCTCGGAGTGGCGGCTGGCGATCGGGGCCTTCCAGACCATGGGGATCTACGTTCTGGCCGCCTTCGCCGGATGGCCGGGCCTGGCGGCGGGGCTCGGGATCCTCCTCCTCGCTCCTTGGCCCAGCCTGGAGAGCCGGCTCCTCCTCGCCGCCAGCAGCGTGCCGGCCCTGGTGGCGGGCCTCAGCGTCCACTGGCTCATCCGCCGCTTCCAAAGCCTGCAAGCCATCGTCCAGGGCGAGGCCCTCACCGACGCCCTCACAGGGCTTGCCAACCGCCGCGCCCTGGAGCGGGATTTTCCGAGCTACCAGGCCCTGGCCCAGCGGGAAGGCCTGTGCTTGGCCCTTTCCCTTTGGGACCTGGACGGCCTGAAGGCCGTCAACGACCGCGAGGGGCACGCCGCCGGGGACGCCTACCTCAAGCGCTTCGCCCGCACCCTTAGGGAGGAGTCCCGGGAGGGGGACGCCCTCTACCGCCTGGGAGGGGATGAGTTCGTGGGCCTTCACCTGGGGCTTAGGGACGGGGCCTCCCTCGAGGAGCGCGTCAAGCGCCGCTTTCCCGGGGTTTCCGTGGGCTTCTCCCCCGTAGGCACGTCCTCCCTGGAGGAGGCCCTTTCCGCCGCCGACCGGGCCATGTACCAAAAGAAGCGCTCCTCCTAG
- the recF gene encoding DNA replication/repair protein RecF (All proteins in this family for which functions are known are DNA-binding proteins that assist the filamentation of RecA onto DNA for the initiation of recombination or recombinational repair.), with amino-acid sequence MRLLSFRQKHFRNLAFSEFLPPGGLFAVVGGNAQGKTSLLLAFHLVLGGEVRGALGDLVRFGAQEAWLQAEVETEFGVYRAEQRITPEGREVRLNERPVGLRALFELPGSVLVLPEDVEVVLGAKEERRGFLDRLLSRFSRRYAALLSAYEKALRQRNALLKAGGEGLEVWDRELARYGEEIMAFRRRFLRRFLPLFQEVYRALSPGEAGLRLEESVQGEFLRALQESREEERLKGQTLLGPHRDDLVFLLSGRPAHRFASRGEAKALALALRLAEHRLLAEHYGEPPLLLVDEWSEELDEARRKAVLAYAQTLPQAVLAGLLAPEGVRVCSMQRGVVLCPGG; translated from the coding sequence ATGCGGCTTCTCTCCTTCCGGCAAAAGCACTTCCGCAACCTGGCCTTTTCGGAGTTTCTCCCCCCGGGAGGCCTCTTCGCCGTGGTGGGGGGGAACGCCCAGGGGAAGACGAGCCTCCTCCTCGCCTTCCACCTGGTCCTCGGTGGGGAGGTGCGGGGGGCGTTGGGGGACCTGGTGCGTTTTGGGGCCCAGGAGGCCTGGCTCCAGGCGGAGGTGGAGACGGAGTTCGGGGTTTACCGGGCGGAGCAGAGGATCACCCCGGAGGGCCGGGAAGTGCGCCTCAACGAGAGGCCTGTGGGCCTAAGGGCCCTCTTTGAGCTTCCGGGTTCGGTGCTGGTCCTTCCCGAGGACGTGGAGGTGGTCCTGGGGGCCAAGGAGGAAAGGCGGGGCTTCTTGGACCGGCTGCTCTCCCGTTTTTCCAGGCGCTACGCCGCCCTCCTCTCCGCCTACGAGAAGGCCCTCCGCCAACGGAACGCCCTCCTGAAGGCGGGGGGAGAGGGGCTGGAGGTGTGGGACCGGGAGCTGGCCCGTTACGGGGAGGAGATCATGGCCTTCAGGCGGCGCTTCCTTAGGCGCTTCCTTCCCCTTTTCCAGGAGGTCTACCGCGCCCTTTCCCCCGGGGAGGCGGGGCTTAGGCTGGAGGAAAGCGTCCAGGGGGAGTTCCTTCGGGCCCTTCAGGAAAGCCGGGAAGAGGAGCGCCTCAAGGGGCAGACCCTCCTTGGCCCCCACCGGGACGACCTGGTCTTCCTCCTCTCGGGGCGTCCGGCCCACCGCTTCGCCAGCCGGGGGGAGGCCAAGGCCCTGGCCCTGGCCCTGCGCCTGGCGGAGCACCGCCTTCTGGCCGAGCACTATGGGGAGCCCCCCCTTCTCCTCGTGGACGAGTGGAGCGAGGAGCTGGACGAGGCCCGGCGGAAGGCGGTCCTGGCCTACGCCCAAACCCTACCCCAGGCGGTCCTGGCGGGGCTTTTAGCCCCGGAGGGGGTGCGGGTATGCTCCATGCAAAGGGGGGTGGTCCTGTGCCCTGGCGGCTGA
- a CDS encoding DedA family protein: MGVALDAKSLLETLSYPGLFALPLVETGLLFGFFLPGDSFLVTVGLFAAAGHLALGPSLLLLFLGSFLGHQLGYFWGRRLGRGLKARMRPEHWEKTEAFLRRRGALALLLAPLIPVVRTGMPFVAGAFAYPYRRFLPLSFLGTLLWTQGVTLLGYLLGRALPGLDRYLLLVVGLVVLVSLLPALWEARRR; the protein is encoded by the coding sequence ATGGGTGTGGCGCTGGACGCCAAGTCACTTCTAGAAACCCTCTCCTACCCCGGCCTTTTCGCCCTTCCCCTGGTGGAGACGGGCCTTCTGTTCGGCTTCTTCCTGCCCGGGGATAGCTTCCTCGTCACAGTGGGCCTCTTCGCCGCCGCGGGGCACCTGGCCCTGGGCCCAAGCCTCCTCCTCCTTTTCCTGGGCTCTTTCCTGGGCCATCAGCTGGGCTACTTCTGGGGACGGCGGCTCGGGAGAGGGCTCAAGGCCCGGATGCGGCCCGAGCACTGGGAAAAGACCGAGGCCTTTCTCAGGCGCCGGGGAGCGCTGGCCCTCCTCCTCGCCCCCCTGATCCCCGTGGTGCGCACGGGCATGCCCTTCGTGGCGGGGGCCTTCGCCTACCCCTACCGCCGCTTCCTCCCTCTCTCCTTCCTGGGGACCCTGCTCTGGACGCAGGGGGTGACCCTCTTGGGCTACCTCCTCGGGCGGGCCCTGCCGGGCCTAGACCGCTACCTCCTCCTGGTGGTGGGCCTGGTGGTCCTCGTCTCCCTCCTGCCTGCCCTTTGGGAGGCGAGGCGGCGGTGA
- a CDS encoding DUF1501 domain-containing protein: MDRREFVKSGLLGLALSQAPTLFWRTALAAEAGEKILVVVQLSGGNDQLNTLVPYRQELYYRLRPRLAVPAREVLDLNGRLGLHPALRPLMPLYEAGALALLPQVGYPNPSRSHFVSMAVWHTADPERKAASGWLGRLLDQGADPLCETYLGASTPLALTGSQALAPSVESLEGFELRLPPPLRTRWEEALLRPRQGEAEAVRQAFLRLKATLAQVGRARGVKNRVDYPNHPFGRALADVARMIAAELPTRVFYVSLGSFDTHADQPKRHEELLGLLAQGLAAFHQEMRLLGREREVLVLGFSEFGRRAQENASYGTDHGKGGLMFALGPVRGGVLGPEPDLEDLDEGDLRFQLDFRAVYAAALRFLGLEPASILGPGPAPIPLV; encoded by the coding sequence GTGGATCGGCGCGAGTTCGTCAAAAGCGGCCTCTTGGGCCTTGCCCTGAGCCAGGCCCCGACCCTTTTTTGGCGCACCGCCCTGGCGGCGGAGGCCGGGGAGAAGATCCTGGTGGTGGTCCAGCTTTCCGGGGGGAACGACCAGCTCAACACCCTGGTGCCCTACCGGCAGGAGCTCTACTACCGCCTGAGGCCGAGGCTCGCGGTGCCTGCCCGGGAGGTGCTGGACCTGAACGGGCGCCTGGGCCTGCACCCCGCCCTCCGGCCCCTCATGCCCCTCTACGAGGCAGGGGCCTTGGCCCTCCTCCCCCAGGTGGGCTACCCCAATCCCAGCCGGAGCCACTTCGTCTCCATGGCGGTCTGGCACACTGCGGACCCCGAGCGAAAGGCGGCCTCGGGCTGGCTCGGGCGGCTTTTGGACCAGGGAGCGGACCCCCTGTGCGAGACCTACCTGGGGGCCAGCACCCCCTTGGCCCTCACCGGGAGCCAGGCCCTGGCCCCCAGCGTGGAGAGCCTGGAGGGCTTTGAGCTGAGGCTCCCTCCTCCCTTGCGCACCCGCTGGGAGGAGGCCCTCCTCCGCCCCAGGCAGGGGGAGGCGGAGGCGGTGCGCCAGGCCTTCCTAAGGCTCAAGGCCACCTTGGCCCAGGTGGGGCGGGCCCGGGGGGTGAAGAACCGGGTGGACTACCCCAACCACCCCTTTGGCAGGGCCCTGGCCGACGTGGCCCGCATGATCGCCGCCGAGCTGCCCACCCGGGTCTTCTACGTCTCCTTAGGGAGCTTTGACACCCACGCCGACCAGCCCAAGCGGCACGAGGAGCTCCTCGGCCTCCTGGCCCAGGGGCTTGCCGCCTTCCACCAGGAGATGCGCCTTCTGGGAAGGGAGCGGGAGGTGCTGGTCCTGGGCTTCTCCGAGTTCGGGAGACGGGCTCAGGAGAACGCCTCCTACGGCACCGACCACGGCAAGGGAGGGCTGATGTTCGCCCTCGGGCCGGTGAGGGGCGGGGTCTTGGGCCCCGAGCCCGACCTCGAGGACCTGGACGAGGGGGACCTCCGCTTTCAGCTGGACTTCCGCGCCGTCTACGCGGCTGCGCTGCGCTTTTTGGGCCTCGAGCCCGCCTCCATCCTGGGCCCGGGCCCAGCCCCCATTCCCCTGGTCTAG